The genomic interval GCGGCGCTCGTCGGCGTCTATCTCGTCGCCCGCGGCGCCGGCGCCTTCGCCCTGGCGCCGGCGCTCGCGGCCCTCGCCGTCGCCCTGCTGCTGCAGATCGGGGTCAACCTCGCCAACGACTACTTCGACTACAAGGGCGGCATCGACGCGCCCGACCGCAAGGGTCCGCTGCGCGTGACGCAGGCCGGTCTCATCCCGCCGGGGCAGGTCCGGCTGGCGATGGCGGCCGTCTTCGCCGCCGCGGCGCTCGTCGGCGTCTATCTCGTCGCCCGCGGCGGCTGGCCGATCGCCGCGGTCGGCGTCGCCTCGATCCTCTCCGCGCTGGCCTACAGCGGCGGGCCCTGGCCGCTGGCGTCGCACGGGGTCGCGGACTTCTTCGTGTTCGCCTTCTTCGGGCCGGTCGCGGTCTGCGGCACGTACTTCGTGCAGGCCGGGTCGCTGACGCCCCTCGCCGCCGCGTCCTCCGTCGGGCCGGGCCTGCTGATCACGGCGATCCTCGTGGTCAACAACCTGCGCGACATCGAGACGGACGCGCGGGCCGGCAAGCGCACGCTGGCGGTGTGCCTCGGCGCGCGCGGCGCGCTGGCGGAGTACGTCCTGCTGCTGGCCGGCGCCTTCGCGATGCCGCCGCTGCTGCTGGCTGCCGGCTCCGGCGGGCCGCTGCTGCTGCTCCCGCTGGCCTCCGCGCCGCTGGCGGTCCCGCTCGTGCGCACGCTGGCGCGCCGGCGCGAGGACGGCCCGGCGATGAACGCCGCCCTGGCCGGAACGGCGCGGCTCACGCTCGTCTATTGCGTCCTCTTCGCGGCGGCGCTGGCCGGCCACCGATAAGGGCCCATCTGCGGCGTTGGGCTTCGCCCTGCGTCGCTACGGCGTACTGTTCGTACGCCTCACTCCTCAGGCTTGCCCGCCTTGCATCTGGGCCCTTCTCGGCGGCCGGCTGCGCCACCGCGAGAAGAATGGGGCGGGCCGGGCTGGTACAGCGGGACCACGCCCCTGCTAGAATGGGTGCGCACCAGCAGAGGAGGTCCGCATCGTGACCGCACACGGGAAGATGACCGAGGCGCTGCGCGTGCGCGTGGCGTTCGCCGACACCGACGCGATGGGCGTCGCCTGGCATGGCAACTACCTGCGCTGGTTCGAGATGGCGCGCACCGAGCTGCTGCGCGGCACCGAGCTGCCCTATTCGGCGATGGTCGAGCGCGGCGTGCACCTGCCGCTGATCGAGGCGCTCGTGCGCTACCGCAGGCCCGCCCGCTACGACGACGAGCTGGTCGTGCTCACCGCGACGTCGCGCCCGGGCGGGGTGCGCCTGCGCGTGGACTACCGCATCGAGTGCGGCGGCGCGCTCATCGCGGAGGGACACACCGAGCACGCCTTCACCGACGCCGCCGGCAGGGTGCGGCGCCCGCCGCCGGACGTCGTGGAGCTCTTCGCGCGCCTCGGCGCCCGTCACGCTCACCCCGGAGGTCACGATGAGCACGAGCGTTGATCCGCACACGCACCCGCTGGCCGGCAAGCCCGTCCCGCGCGAGCTGCTCGTCAACGTCCCGCGCCTGGTCTCGGCCTACTACACGCGGCGCCCCGAGCCGGAGAACCCCGCCGAGCGGGTGTCGTTCGGCACCTCCGGGCACCGCGGCTCCTCGCTGAGGGGCTCCTT from bacterium carries:
- a CDS encoding 1,4-dihydroxy-2-naphthoate polyprenyltransferase produces the protein AALVGVYLVARGAGAFALAPALAALAVALLLQIGVNLANDYFDYKGGIDAPDRKGPLRVTQAGLIPPGQVRLAMAAVFAAAALVGVYLVARGGWPIAAVGVASILSALAYSGGPWPLASHGVADFFVFAFFGPVAVCGTYFVQAGSLTPLAAASSVGPGLLITAILVVNNLRDIETDARAGKRTLAVCLGARGALAEYVLLLAGAFAMPPLLLAAGSGGPLLLLPLASAPLAVPLVRTLARRREDGPAMNAALAGTARLTLVYCVLFAAALAGHR
- a CDS encoding thioesterase family protein, with the protein product MTAHGKMTEALRVRVAFADTDAMGVAWHGNYLRWFEMARTELLRGTELPYSAMVERGVHLPLIEALVRYRRPARYDDELVVLTATSRPGGVRLRVDYRIECGGALIAEGHTEHAFTDAAGRVRRPPPDVVELFARLGARHAHPGGHDEHER